TCTCCGACAGGCAGATTATTAGCCGCTTTGATTCCGGCTCTCATAGCGTCGAATGCATCCTGAAATACATAGCATTTTGagattgtatataatttctcattttacttgccaagatatttatgtaaaggACAATCCTGGCGAGAGGGAGTAGAGGGGAAGAGAGGGGGTCACGGGTCTCGAGCGAGGAACCATACAACCATACCTGAAGGTAATCGTCGAAGGTTGGATATCCAGGAATAAGGCGGGTCGGTAGCCCATCCTTTTCCTCGGCTTCGATATCATCATTTCGCGAGACACCCGCCTCACTGTCCCAATTTTCGGCAAATTCCATGTTTGCCGCACGCACCCTCGCTTGTTTCTCAAAGCTGTCCTCTTCTTAATTCTTTCGTAGCGACTGTGTAGCGAGCGACTAGCGAGTATAAGCGACCAAGAGAGGCTCATCCACTCTGTACACGCTCCACGATCTTCATTTTCAACAGTTTTCGATTTTCAAATGTTGGAGCTGTTAGAGGTTATCCTCAGTCTCACGTTCACGCGGTTCACGTCGCAACAGTGGTGCATGCCTGCTGATGGCTGATGCCTGCACGGCGCGGACCGCCTGTTTCTTTTGCACTGGCTGATCTAGGCTGAACTGGTGCAACAAGttacacactttttcgtaacagtaacagtaaagtttcgaccaatcgcgttgcttgaatcgggaacgtacggccgtacgttcccgattcaagcaacgcgattggtcgaaacttTACTGTTAAGCGGgcagcacacacttctgcataacgcataatgcgtaagcataagaaaattgattggtccatacacatgtgcctaagaaaatagaccaatcaattttcttatgcttacggaTTATGcattgtgcagaagtgtgtgctccccgctttataTCTGGCAACATCGAGGAGAGAAGTAAGGTTATCTGTTCCTTACAAATTCTAACCTCTATCAAGTAACCGGCACATAGCGAACCaacagataaaagataaaaggaaAGTGTCAAAAAATTGGAGCCCCCAGTTGGAGGCACGGCGATAGgaacgtatgtatgtacatacatacgtaagAAAACCGGTGACACATAGCACTGATAGCACCCTGGACACGTGTTGTATCTACGTGCTGATCATCTACAATGTTGTccgtaaataatattaaattgattactTTTGCAAAGCATTCTGCGTGGAAAATGTACGGAGGTAATACGTATCGTCATTTGAGAGCCTGTCGCGATAGGTGCAAGCTGGTGAAGCTGGTTCAGACTTTCAATTATTCAACCAAGTGCGACAGGAAGAAGGATTTTGTTAAACCGTCCCTCGATCCCAGAGTCGAGGCACtgcgagaaaaattaatatactgcGACTATTTGGATTGTCGGaaagtgaaaattaattacatgaaGCGCTTCTTGTCAAAAAAGAGGATCGAGTACGCTGAGAAAAAAGCACAAAGCGACAGGCTGACAAACGTACCCATCTACAGCGTACTCCTGGACACGAGAAATGACGAAAACGACGAAAGCCACTTTCGTCAGGAGCAGGAAGATATAAATACAGAAGAGGATATAGCGAAACCTGTACATATGCCGTATGCGAGCACAGATCCGTACAGTAATGTGCTGACGGACACATCTTTGAGCGAGTCGAATAAAGGTAATCTTGATGAAAATACGATATCGTTGAACGACAAGTATAAAGCTCTATATGAAAGATATTTAGCGGAAAAGGATGGAGTTTTAGGAAAAGAAGAGCTCACTTTGCTCGATTATTTAGAAGAAACGGATAGAGATGTGTCATACAAGAGAGATCTTCCGTCGAGTGTTCCGTCCAATTGGATGGTAGACGTTGAGCAATACGATGATGCTTCGTATCAGGATAGTACCTGGCTCAACAATTATGGAACTCCGGATCCAAACTCCAGTCTCAGTACCGTTCCATGCGGTGGATGTGGCGCCTTGCTGCACTGTAAGGATCAAGCTCTACCGGGTTACTTGCCCTCGGAATTGTTTCGGAAGAGGAGCAAGAAGGAATTGCGAGTTATGATCTGTCAAAGATGCCACTTTATGCAGTATTACAACACCACGTTGGAGGTGAAGGTATCTGCGGACGAATACCCGGCacttttaaaagttataagaaAGAAGATATGCGCCGTCATTCTGATGGTCGACCTTACTGATTTTCCATGTAGCATATGGCCCGAAATAAATAGCGTGCTGAATTCTTTGACCCCGGTGTTCGTCGTGGggaataaaatagatttgctGCCCCCGGATTCAAAACATTTCTTTACTCACGTTAAAGATTGCCTCTCAAAGACAGTAATAGACAGTACAGGAATCAAGAAGGAAAATATCAGACACGTAGCACTCACATCTGCAAAAACTGGCTACGGCATAGAagaacttataaataaattgcataacaTCTGGAAATACAAAGGTAAGAGGATACAAAATTTATCGACTATCGTCTAGGTCACGTCTAGACTCTAGGACTAGGGAGACAATATGCTccatatttgttatatttaattaatataattgtaatttaggAGATGTTTATGTAATTGGTTGCACAAACGTCGGAAAGTCTTCTCTGTTCAACGCTCTTCTACAGTCTGATTACTGCAAGGTACAGGCTGTGGATCTTATACAACGTGCAACCATTTCTCCTTGGCCGGGCACAACGTTAAACTTGCTGAAATTTCCTATTTTAAATCCTCTCAAGTGGCGACTTTACTTGAGGACGTTGCGATTACAAAAGGAACAACGGTACAAGTGTGCTGAAGAAAAATTCCGAATTAATCAGTTCAAAGCGACGCGTAACTTGGAATACGCCACATTGCAAAGTACGTATCGTATGTGCTAAATACAAAATTCCTGTCATACGCAGCTGCGTATAAtcgattgaaaatttttgcattattgTTGGTGGATAAAAGTACATCTTACACATCTTCTAAATTTAGGTCACATTGGTAGGACATTTCAATCAAAGTCCGGGCCTGAAGTAGGAAAAGACGATCCGTTCGTGGAAGGGAGATATAAGAAGCATACGCAACAATTCGGTTTTGATGAGACTAAGGAGGAGTACAAATACAGTCGCTGGTGTTACGATACTCCCGGTACCATTCAACCGGATCAGGTGTTAGATTTGCTGACGATGCAGGAACTTTTGTCGGTTTTACCGAAGAAGATAATTTCGCCTAGAACTTTCGTTCTACATGTAAATCAAACGATATTTTTGGGCGGAATAGGCCGATTGGATTATGTAGAGGGCGATAGTTTTATTAGGTAAACTAGGTTTTATTAGGTGCAAACTTATGATTGCcgatagtaatataaatataataaataataataaattaaaggtATCcaagtatatattaaaaaagaaaacgattgCATGTGTCGTTGTAGGTGTACAATATTTTCGAGTAGCGAATTGCCGGTAACTTTAACTCGTACTGAGGATGCGGACAGTATATACAACGAGTTACTCAAAACGGAAGTGTTTGTCGTACCTGAAAACAGTCCGGACCGATTGAAACATTGGCCGGCTTTAGGATCTAAGGAAATGGAAGTTACTGGTATCGGAAATAACGAATCGATCGCCGACGTTATTTTATCCAGTGCGGGTAATTTGACATTACAATAAAACGTTTGCGCCGATCGTCTTCCGATCTCGTAGCCatagttttataattgttacaGGATGGATCGCGATCGCTGCTGAAGAAGCCGAGCGTGTCTTATTGAGAGCTTGGAGTCCACAAGGTCGCGGCTTACATCTAAGAACTCCGGCGCTTTTGAGAAAATCTGTCGCTCTACGTGGCAATCGAATTTCAGATGCGCCGACATACAAAAGCGGACGCCAAGCgtacagaaaataaatatctttttatacgCAGTTACTGTACgcatatattgtacataatacATCCAAACCCACTCTTGCATTACACATAGATATACATTTGCATGACAACAATTGAACAACAAGTTCTAGTAATATTTGTAGATATAACTTACACATTtcaattaatactttatatagttaatcacaattatataaaatcttccGGTTCTTTCactaaataaaattgctttgttcaatatatttaatatatatcacagatattaaacaatctatctcagaattttataacataaagatataaaaatcgcGTTAGAAAGATCTGAAtggcaataatatttttcacatcaAACATCGACCTCCTGCGCACGCATTTTCGCCTGCTTAtacattcttttataaaatttttctagatTCTTATAAAATCCGCGGCCCGGAGAGTAATTCCGATCGCACTCCACAACACtgaaataacattttcaaatACATTTACACGTTGTATTGTTACAGATGaagataatttcatttttcaacGCTACTTACTCGTCCTTCACTCCAGTAACATAccatttttctttagttttctgaagattttcaattttagtTTGCAATCTGTAAAAACATAGCGATCGTAATGTGATAAACGTTCAAGAAATTGATCTGTTTTCAATCAACTCACAATGGCATTGCCGCTTCTTCTTTCGTGTCGAATACGTCGTTTCTACAAATACAACCACGTTCTCTAATCTCAGacatatttctgcaatatctTTGCTTAGTGTCAACATATTTCTTGATTATATCAGAATCGTCGTGGCATTTGGggaaataacaattatactTGAAACAAACTGGACAATTGTCTGTAACGTGGGTATTGTCACGTATGGCGGTGGGTTCGGTTAACTTTGGGAAATCTGGTCGACAAGTGCATATGGAATTTCTCCTTATTGAATGATAACATTGATCAATTTGCGATCCTGTCTGATGACTCGTGGCATACGAAGGACATTGGTGAGAATCGCTCGGTCTCTGACGGTACCTATTTAGTATTTACAGTAATTACACGTAACATACacaatgtttatattttacacattaatAACATGTGACAATAATGACAATAAGATCTACTCACGGTCGACAGCTTTGAGATCTCGGTTTACTCTTAGTATGACACACTCTCCGTTGCCTTATAATGCCTTTAATCGGCCTTTTCCTCTGTCCACATGCCGTTTGctgaaatttacatataaaggACCGATATTAGAAATTCGCGATTCTCAAGCGAATgcaataaaagcaaaaaaatttcaagtacGACACCAATCTGATGTATCTATGAAAATACCTTAGAGTTAATCATTTTTGGATTGATGACATAACATTTGCTCACACTTGTGTCGTAGAAGCCCAAGATTTCCTCGACAATCGTTTTGGTGGAGACCTCAATTTTGGGCGCTATGATACCCTGAGGCAAAAACGACAGTTTTGCCCTAGTGAAAGGTGGTTTTATCTTAGATTAAAGAATTGGAGCAAGAAGAAGAACAAAAGACATACGGGAAAGCATTTAGTCGGTTCCATCAATAGGTCTATATCCACACCGGCTAGTAAACCTTTGAAGCATGGCGCGGGATACAACAAATCTGTCAAATTTGTCTCAAACGTTGCCAGAGTAATGCCTCGGCTAGCCGGCGTTGCCCACTGTATCAATTCCgcgtataaaaattcttgcTCCAAGGCGCTTTGCAGCTCCGTCAGGGAAATTCGTCGAGTAAAGATTTTACTGAAGGTAAATTTGTCGTGGAACAAGAGCGGGAAAATCGGACTTATCCTGTCGGATTCTGCACAGGAATCGAGGATGTTGATTTGCAGAGCCACTTTGCCATTGGGGCACAGCCAAACGCCGGGGCACGTTACCTAAAACCGCCGTGTGCCGTGTGCCGCGCGTGAGTATAAGAATTGCGAGTTGCGAGACAACTGCAGACCACAGCATGATATATCGCACAATACGTACCGCATGTACATCTAGCTGTACTTTAACGCGAAAAGCTCTACCTGCCATCCCGCCCAACTGTCCAATTTAGTTTAGACAGTTTCATTAATCGTATGATATTGCCATTGACATTGACATCGACAGCATTGTGGACAGCCGGGATGGGCGGGATGACGTGTACGTCTCTGTACCATGGATCTCACTATCGCTTCGACAGCTTCATGATGGACGATAGCAAAACGCGAATTTTCGACATGTACGTTCAAGTTGAATATCCGTGTCCAGATCTTACTTTCTGCTGGACTTAATTCGATAAGAGAACGTACACGTACACTTAACTTTAAAGACCCATGCCATCTTGCGAGAGAGTTGTTGCCAGGAAACAGTGAGACACAACATCACCGCGCTCGCGGCTCGAATCAATGTATCGAATTTTGTCGAGTTCTGACTTCTGGCTTATTCTGGCCGACCTTAGCGATTAGGTTTCGCTAAAAGATCCCTCATCCCTCATTAAcgtttagatatatatatatatatatatatgtatatatattgtatatatatttgtcacacgtgcatggaaagtggcccattacgcacgcgacgcgtgcgtgatagaccactttccacgcacttgcaacataaaatagggtatgCAACTCGTgcgtgaattttcatcttccagcacttgttgcacaaataactattagaAGAATAATTTGTTGAACCTTTAATTATAAGCGACATTTTATTCCATAATTTGTTCAAGACTATATAATGTCTATAAAtctataatcaaataattgtcATGTTTTAAATGGCACGCCAGCGAATCTTTTTTCCGGCAGACCTCTCTGCAGTTTTCGACGTACGAGTTCACTCGCGATAAAGTCCGATTGTTTCCTGGAGAAGCGTAATCGTGGATCCTTGGTGACAGGTACTAGCGGTACGGTGAACCAGCcgtatctatgtatataaattaaaacggtttgttattaaaattaatagtagTTATTCTCAGTTTTCATTTACTCGTTTGTCGACTCACTCCATGTTCACCGCCGGCGGCCTAAACGAATAAATGTCTTTGGGTATCATCTCCGTCTGTCGTTTAATCAAGTTGATGTCGTCATCTCTAACGTCAGACGGGGAGAAAACATCGAGGAGAAAACAATCGTGTTTCGCATAGAACTTGCCAGTTAACGATTTTGTACGGGTAGTAGGCACAAATGTTTCTCGTACATTTATCAATTTGTTCTCCTTTCCATACCTTTCTACATAGAAGCGCAGTTTTATAGGATTTATCAGCAAATTGGCCGccataaatttattcaaaattatctcaaaattattaagttcTCTGGAGctgtttttgcaaaataacgcgcgaaaaaaatgtaaaatgtaaaacgttATTATTTCGTTGCAGGTAAAATAACGTCTTCTAACGAGAAGGATTCTCAGGAAGCGCGGCTAGACGACACCGCGGCACGGGCGATGTGGCCCGCGCAAGTTGGTCGATTGGCCGCGAGCCGCGAGCCACACCGATCGAGAGGTCTCGAATCGCGAATCTCGATTCTCGATTCTCGATTCTCGATTCTCGAATCGGGTCCGCGGCGCGAGCCGCGagcggcgcgcgcggcgcggtgtgTGAGTGCGCTACGTGCGCTGTGTGTTTGTTTCATTCTCGTTGCGTGCGAAGCCGTCGAAAACATGACGCAAGAAAGCCAGTAAGTATCCTAGGATCGACATTAATTGACGCGGCGGTTTGTGTCGCTTGACCCGCGAACGAGCTCCGCGACCGCGTGTCCGCGGTACAGCCGCGGTCAACTGTCGCGAACGTACGAATGCCGCCCCGTTCTTCTCCTATCATCGCCATGTTGCTGGGACGGTTTTATTGATTATCGAAGTTTCCAGACGAGCGACGACCTAACCGCGGCGGTCATGTTTTTCTCGAGCGAAAATTCCTAACGCAATTATTCCCTCGCGTCGCTCTCCGTCGTTTTCTATTTGcctcttctctctttgtctctctctttctctctgcctcCTTCGCCTTTCTACTCTAATCGAACGGTCACGATGGCGCGTTCCGGAGGAGGAGGACGGTGGCGACGGTGACGACCGATGACCGATGACTTTCGTTTCTCAGGGGTGCTTGTCGCGTTTTCATTTCGTAACCATCCATGCGATTAACTACGCTCTTGACATCTCGATGCGTCGCGCACACGTAATGACTCGAGGGCGAGCTTTTGTCTCGAACTTTTGTCCCTAACCTATGAGGATACAACAGGTCttctaaatatgtatatatgtatgtgccTCAATAGGACGCACCGTACACGTGGTGATCGGCCGATTTACTCACGCGATTTTCTACGATGTGTATAATGAGCGGAGTAGGGTATAGATTTAGATGTAACGTCGAAAATTTTGTGAGACAATTTTGTGCGTAATTAATAGTCAAAATAATCGTCAAAAATTGAGAGTAGAAATCGAAAGAGAGagcgggagggggggggggtacaaaaagaaaagactCGATTTCGACCAGATCGGACAACTACtttcaaatttcaattacTCGAATCCGTTTTTTGATAACTTTTTTCCCTCACCTTTCTTTTTCAAGCTAAACAAGATTTGCTGAAGCATGTCtgagaatttataatttttttcctaccttgttgtaattataataattgaatcGAATATCTCAAGTATTGCAAGTTTTACTCTTATtctatacatttaatatttatctctgTTTCTTTTACAACTTTTACAGGATACCTCCCCCACCGGTCATGTGGGCTCAAAGAAAAGATATCTTATATGTTACTATCTGCTTAGAAGACTGTAAAGATCCTATTATCGAAATTGAACCAGAAAAGATACACTTCAAAGGAGAGGGAGgaacagataaaaaaatgcatgagATTACGATTAATCTGTACAAAGAAATTGAGCCCAGcaaatctgtaaaaaatttgaaaggcAGGACTTTTGAATTGATTCTCGCTAAGAAGGAAGAGGGACCATATTGGCCACGGTTAATTAAAGACAAAACAAAGGCTCACTGGTTAAAGAGTGACTTTAACAAATGGAAGGATGAGGACGATACCGACGATGAAAGTAGCCCTCCAGATTTAGAAGAGGTAAGAACGCACgttgcatatttatatatacacatattcaTAGCCCAACCCAAAAAGTAACAGAGGTGTGTGTCGATTGATAAATAACAATACTTTCTCCCCAATTTCATAGATGATGCGACAGATGGGTGGTCTGAGCGGTTCCGGTGACACTAAGCCAAATTTCGAAGACTTGGATGAATTAGGGGACAACGATGCCGATAGCGACGATGAAGATCTTCCCGATTTATACGATTaaagcgataaaaataaaataatcacacacacacatcgatcaagtaattaattacattaaagacAAATGGCAACCTAAGGATAGTGCACTATCGGGCAATATTTCAGTAGGCCTTGCTGTTTGTATCTTCAATTgcaaatttgttaaaatggCCGTGTTGCAAATAGCAAACGGGACGCGCAAACTGAActgaaaaaggaaaaggaaagaaaagaaaaagaaactgtAAAGATACAGTGCGGCAACAGTCGACGAACAGTAATACAGCTCTCGAAGAACCTCCACAGGTCTCTCCCGCCTCCCCTATTAGCCTGTAGTTGATATACTAAGTTATAATGGACAagcttttttaataatgtacttgtgtaaaataacgcaagaagataaaaagggaaaagaaatgaaaataacCAAAATTATCTATAGAATTGTTCATTTTGGAAAATCCTGCATAGCGCTATTGGCAGACGTGAtcaaatgttataaatgttgtctgagataaaaatatcgatactttatttactctgtctttctctctctctctctctctctctctctctctctctctctctttttctttctttctttctttctatctaTTCTCTCTCGATCGAATCGTTCCGTTTCGTCTCCATTCCTACCGAAATACCTCCATTCTTTGTGAATTAAAACTAGGGTGTTCGAAGCAACATTGCGAAATGTATAGAcgtttacatatttaaaatacaagttGCCAATTTGAGTTAATCCTGGATATCGCGGATATTGCCGGACTATGCGTGGGCCACGATGTACGACGTGACTGTTGGTCGACATCGAGTGTCGGTTCGTTTAACCAACGATACTAGACGCTCCGCGTAAAGCCAGATATCCGGCCGTTATGTCCATCGGTAAACTGCGAACCGTTGCGAATTCTTCGGCAGtggcataatataatttagtttGTGGATCCGTGTATCGTGCCTATAaacaaaatgcaaattatttaaatggttGGTAAAGGTTGGTTTATTGGTAAATATcacggaaataatttttatactcacCGGTAATCCGGAAATATCCGAGTATTTCTTTGCTGGTTTGAAGCTCGGCGGTGCATTGATGGAACTGTCTGAAATTTATGCGAATTTATGTTACAATACGATGGATagtgtttctctctctctctctctctctctctctctctctctctctctctctgaatatttaatacatgtcGCAAAACTATATTTCGCTTTTAGTTACGTGCAGATTATTTCAAGGTGTTTCGTTACAGTTCAAATTTTTCCCGACTAATGTATAAATGCAATGacgaaaggaaataaaatttctggCACACTCTACGCATACAGTGTTTTACTGTCACTGGCCATGGTAAGGAACGCTCCTGAGCCAAAACTTGTTTCAACGACCGCCAAGTGCGTTTCTTCCCAGTGGTGCTGGTCTGCCGAAATTTCTGTTGAAACGAGCGATTCTTAAATACGGGCTGTGGTTTCTTATTGGCCTCGATTATTTCCTCGCTCGCCATTTCTCGTGatcttctaaaataaataaaacagacgGATAATAAATGAACGCAAGCGTAGAGATCCAGGAGGAATTTTACAGCCGGAATCAATTCGGAATAATCGGAATGAGAGCTTATCGCGCTGgcaaaagaatttatttttatattcgtaaagaaaaacaaagaggATACAAGGAGCTACTACGGGGTTATCGCTTTGCCGTATGTAATACCTACTTATAAACACTCGCGTCAACTCATTGTCAACCGAGTCGACCCTACACCCTACCCTAGCTTTCTATTCAAATCGTCGCGCGACGGATCAGAGAATTTTCAAGCGAGAAGTTGGTGGCTTTTTAGCATTCGTCGTTAGCAAATTTTAGCAGATTTTGCAATGTTGGCGATAAGAATTGTATCAACGAACGCTATCTACGTGACTCGTAGCGAGCTATTGCTCCGATATTCTATCAGTCATCGTGTATACCGTAAGTAACGGTATAAGCGCggcgtatatatacatatatatatacctacctACCTTATCCTATCGATAAGAAAATcccaatttataaattatcacCTGTTGAGAGACTAGCGAGCGAGAGGTTAGAGGTCTTAATctgattttaaattacacaCGATATCTTAAAAGAGACACGAACGTGAacgaaattttttgaaaacttgcgctgatttttttttttagtcaaAGTGAGAGAGATTATAGTAGATGGATAAAATCGCGCGAAGGCGAAGGGAAGCGATGGACCTAGGGTGCTTACGAAGAAGCGCTCGGGGTTAGATTTTGGTATAGCATATGTTACGTGCACTATACCAAAACCTAACCCCGTGCGCCTCTTCATAAGCAcccctaacctaacctaaccatTGAACCAAGCGGAGCAAAGTGGAGGGGAGAATTGAACGCTCAATGAACGCACATCATGTAATACGAGATGCGAGGGGGTCGAGGGGTAAGAGATCGTGAAATCTGGAGCCTCGGCTCTCGGGCGGGGCGAGGCGAGGGGCGAGAGGAGCGTTATTCGTTCACCTTGGCGCCCGCGTGCGAAGGTCGAAAGAGTAGATCGTGGACGCGgagtaggtaggtaggtaggtaagTTCGAATAGAGGTCAGAGAATCGAGTTCACGTTCGACGAAAAGAAGATTGCTCCGTTTGTTGCAGGTCGGCTGATCGTACCCCAAGTGTCACGAGACGTGCAAACGAGAAAAATGGGACGCAGATTCTTCGTTGGCGGTAACTGGAAGATGAACGGCACAAAGAGCGAGATTGGTGACATTGTCGCGTTTCTCAAGACCGGGCCACTCGATCCTAATGTCGGTACGTGGATGCAACCGCTGTAGAGACGTAGATGTAGTCATTCTAGTCACTTTACATCGTCCACAGTGAATCGCGGGATAGCGTCGAGTCCCGACAGTGTCAAATCCAACACACCTGACATTATAtctgttattgttatttactatttatccAGAGTTGTTTCtttcccctcccctccccccacTCAAATTACAATCGCAGAATTATGGACATTTGGATACGCGAGAGGAGAAACTTACGGTGAAGAcgatagaatttttttgacaAGGCGAATAGATGGAaggaaaagataataaatattaaaaagtcgAAAAACTGTCGAGTTACGTTGTTACAGAATCTTCAGATATGTTCGCAAATTTAACAGCGACGTTTAAATGCTTACGTAACGTCCCGTCTTGTTTCTCATTCAACGCTCTGACCTATGTACACTGGACCGAACGAATCGTCCgtaaaggtaaagaaaggcagAAAGAATGATACCCTTGTAATTTTTAGAGGTTGTAGTTGGCGTTCCATCGATATATCTCACGTACGTGACCTCCATCGTCCCTAGCAACGTTAGCGTTAGTGCGCAGAATGCGTACAAAGTTCCTAAAGGAGCGTTTACCGGTGAAATTAGCCCGGCTATGCTTCTGGACAATGGCGTTCCCTGGGTAATTCTTGGCCACTCCGAGCGTCGAAACGTCTTTGGCGAAACGGACGAGTTAATTGCGGAGAAAGTTGCGCATGCCTTGGAAGCTGGATTGAAGGTAGATATACATAGGTATATGTTGTATATAAACGTATAAGaatcgattattttatatttaaaaagatgacACGCGTGCAAAGTGTGTATCGTacgtattaatataaatacgatCACGTGTAATTGTCGCGAAGGATAGAGATGAGGgctgagaaaaagagagatcgCTTTTGGCTTTTCTAGGTGATCGCGTGTATAGGCGAGAAATTGGAGGAGCGTGAGGCGGGAAAGACCGAGGAAGTGGTCTACAGGCAAACCAAGGCGATAGcggataaaattaaatcttggGACAACGTGGTCTTGGCTTACGAACCAGTATGGGCGATCGGCACCGGTAAAACCGCGTCGCCGCAGCAAGCGCAAGAGGTTCATGACAAATTACGCGAGTGGTTGTCCAAGAATGTCAAGTCCGACGTCGCGCAAACTCTGCGAATTATCTACGGTGGTTCCGTAACAGCAGCCAACGCCAAAGATTTGGCAAAGGAGAAGGACATTGATGGATTTTTGGTCGGCGGCGCGTCATTGAAGCCTGAATTTGTACAAATCGTCAATGCTCGTGCTTGTTGAACACGCACGagattacaaattatatcgcATATCGAATGAAATTGATTTCTCTATTAGGATTACGCGCATCAAGTTGCGTATTACGTTTCTGACAATGAGAAGAAAactgattatacatatacatattatacatatatatccgTTCCGTGCGATTAAATGAATTCTTCAAATGAGGGTTCTGTCTTCACATATTTTCATGCCAAGTTCTTGAGCTCTTGCAACGTAGCCACGTTATTAGGGATGTTGCGTTGTCGTTGTGTCGAACGAttgttatacatgtaattctCACAAAAAAAAGTACGAGATGTATTTACGGTACTGCAAAAGATGTACTCGAAGATGAAAGATTAATACATCATCTAGCAGCTTATCTTTGTATAGTAGCGTCGATAGCGCGTAACGCAAAT
The nucleotide sequence above comes from Temnothorax longispinosus isolate EJ_2023e chromosome 4, Tlon_JGU_v1, whole genome shotgun sequence. Encoded proteins:
- the LOC139812002 gene encoding INO80 complex subunit C isoform X2, with amino-acid sequence MASEEIIEANKKPQPVFKNRSFQQKFRQTSTTGKKRTWRSLKQVLAQERSLPWPVTVKHYSSINAPPSFKPAKKYSDISGLPARYTDPQTKLYYATAEEFATVRSLPMDITAGYLALRGASSIVG
- the LOC139812002 gene encoding INO80 complex subunit C isoform X1, producing MLYQNLTPSASSRSREMASEEIIEANKKPQPVFKNRSFQQKFRQTSTTGKKRTWRSLKQVLAQERSLPWPVTVKHYSSINAPPSFKPAKKYSDISGLPARYTDPQTKLYYATAEEFATVRSLPMDITAGYLALRGASSIVG
- the Tpi gene encoding triose phosphate isomerase, giving the protein MGRRFFVGGNWKMNGTKSEIGDIVAFLKTGPLDPNVEVVVGVPSIYLTYVTSIVPSNVSVSAQNAYKVPKGAFTGEISPAMLLDNGVPWVILGHSERRNVFGETDELIAEKVAHALEAGLKVIACIGEKLEEREAGKTEEVVYRQTKAIADKIKSWDNVVLAYEPVWAIGTGKTASPQQAQEVHDKLREWLSKNVKSDVAQTLRIIYGGSVTAANAKDLAKEKDIDGFLVGGASLKPEFVQIVNARAC